A genome region from Natranaeroarchaeum sulfidigenes includes the following:
- a CDS encoding DUF63 family protein → MEELYERIDEPFRAWLAALVGIVSILVVGALAFPRQVYDGFIWKYFWGPVAADGQGATCAVREGGETTLLTSTTECAQATGYVAEPGYTTVSTISYALILIFMLVGVVLLLHRLEIGYDPAFFFALFPFVLFGGALRTVEDVGITLGPEAAATVPYPWSAALISPFIYFTVFFLTLAALLVSIGLSERGLVDRFQPPLAVAGSALLAITLAYLGWVIQVSDAITFNVWVPVITLVGATILTAAAWWATERFAPSVNAGTGLMGALVIWGHNVDGVANVLSLDWNHVFGLPDYGPKHVVNGFIYNNTGTVQPQWLTDAIGTAWPFIFLKLGAAVFVVWIFDDRIFEESPAYAMLLLITVLAVGLGPGTRDFLRATLGI, encoded by the coding sequence ATGGAAGAGCTGTACGAACGGATCGACGAGCCGTTTCGGGCGTGGCTCGCTGCGCTGGTCGGCATCGTCAGCATCCTCGTTGTCGGCGCACTCGCGTTTCCGCGGCAGGTCTATGATGGGTTCATCTGGAAGTATTTCTGGGGACCCGTTGCGGCCGACGGGCAGGGGGCGACGTGTGCCGTCCGGGAGGGCGGTGAGACGACACTGTTGACGAGCACTACCGAGTGTGCTCAGGCAACGGGATACGTCGCCGAGCCGGGCTATACGACGGTCTCGACCATCAGCTACGCACTGATCCTCATCTTCATGCTTGTCGGCGTCGTGCTGTTGCTTCACCGTCTCGAGATCGGCTACGATCCGGCGTTTTTCTTCGCGCTATTCCCCTTTGTCCTCTTCGGCGGGGCGCTAAGAACTGTCGAGGACGTCGGGATCACGCTCGGACCGGAGGCCGCCGCGACCGTGCCGTATCCCTGGAGCGCCGCGCTGATCAGCCCCTTCATCTACTTCACCGTCTTTTTCCTGACACTCGCGGCACTGCTGGTGAGTATCGGACTCTCGGAACGTGGGCTCGTCGACCGGTTCCAGCCACCGCTTGCAGTCGCAGGCTCTGCCCTGCTTGCGATCACGCTCGCGTATCTCGGCTGGGTGATTCAGGTGTCCGACGCGATCACGTTCAACGTCTGGGTGCCGGTCATCACGCTCGTCGGCGCGACGATTCTCACCGCGGCAGCGTGGTGGGCGACCGAACGCTTTGCCCCCAGTGTCAACGCCGGTACCGGACTCATGGGCGCGCTGGTTATCTGGGGTCATAACGTCGACGGCGTTGCGAACGTCCTCAGCCTCGACTGGAACCACGTGTTTGGCCTGCCGGACTACGGCCCCAAACACGTCGTCAACGGCTTCATCTACAACAATACCGGTACGGTCCAGCCCCAGTGGCTCACCGACGCCATCGGGACCGCGTGGCCATTCATTTTCCTCAAGCTGGGCGCGGCAGTCTTCGTCGTCTGGATCTTCGACGACCG
- a CDS encoding GIY-YIG nuclease family protein yields MTGGTYTLLIELPSSIETKIGALGTHEFPTGWYAYTGSAFGAGGFSRIDRHRRVASGEHDVRHWHIDYLLGHPATALADVVRQPEEDVECAVAETLPDSPVAGFGSSDCDCPAHLAYESDEASLRAAIRTAYADEKPMG; encoded by the coding sequence ATGACCGGCGGCACCTACACCCTGTTGATCGAACTGCCCAGCTCGATTGAAACTAAAATCGGCGCGCTCGGAACCCACGAGTTTCCCACTGGCTGGTACGCCTACACCGGCAGCGCCTTTGGCGCGGGCGGCTTTTCCCGAATCGACCGCCATCGCCGCGTCGCATCGGGCGAGCACGACGTCCGTCACTGGCATATCGACTACCTGCTGGGCCATCCAGCGACGGCGCTCGCGGACGTCGTGCGCCAGCCCGAGGAAGACGTCGAATGTGCGGTTGCCGAGACGCTTCCCGACTCGCCAGTGGCCGGCTTCGGGTCCTCGGACTGTGACTGTCCGGCGCATCTGGCGTACGAATCCGACGAAGCGTCGCTCCGGGCGGCGATTCGGACGGCCTACGCCGACGAAAAACCGATGGGTTAA
- a CDS encoding 2-hydroxyacid dehydrogenase gives MELSPYRMKALVTSNFSSNGIERLAALGFDVEFDPIEDRPSRHSVETLQEKIQGVSVFVSGFDGVPAELMDAADDLQLIACPRGGPDASVDISAATERGIPVLYAPGRNAETVADHTMGLLLAATRNIALADRRLRSGQYTGEPREDASAGGEREDVTWGIGADSPYTTLRGPELHGRTIGLVGFSRIGRRVAKRASAGFGMDVIAYDPFVDHVEMEPFDVEKVDELEALCSRSDVVSLHAAVAPSSRGMIGPEEFAAMPEHAYFVNTARAALVEDGALLSALEADQIRAAALDVYHEEPIAEDHPLLDRDDVVLTPHIGSASQGVIDRHTELTVADIEALAAGERPMHVVNPETLEGFSLDL, from the coding sequence GTGGAGCTGTCACCGTACCGCATGAAAGCGCTTGTCACGTCGAATTTTTCGTCTAACGGTATCGAACGGCTAGCTGCGCTCGGCTTCGATGTCGAGTTCGATCCGATCGAGGATCGCCCATCACGACACTCAGTCGAGACGCTACAAGAGAAGATACAGGGAGTGTCAGTGTTCGTCTCGGGGTTCGATGGCGTCCCGGCCGAGCTGATGGACGCAGCCGACGACCTCCAGCTGATCGCCTGTCCGCGCGGTGGTCCCGATGCGAGCGTCGATATCAGTGCGGCGACGGAGCGCGGGATCCCGGTGCTGTACGCACCGGGCCGCAACGCCGAGACGGTCGCCGATCACACGATGGGGCTGTTGCTCGCAGCGACGCGCAACATCGCGCTCGCGGATCGACGGCTCCGGTCAGGACAGTATACGGGCGAGCCACGCGAGGACGCCTCCGCGGGCGGCGAGCGCGAGGACGTCACCTGGGGGATCGGCGCTGACTCGCCGTACACCACCCTGCGGGGGCCGGAGCTACACGGCCGAACGATCGGGCTCGTCGGGTTCAGTCGGATCGGTCGACGCGTCGCGAAACGGGCGAGCGCTGGTTTCGGGATGGACGTCATCGCGTACGATCCGTTCGTCGACCACGTCGAGATGGAGCCGTTCGATGTGGAGAAAGTCGACGAGCTAGAAGCGCTGTGCTCGCGCAGTGATGTCGTCAGCCTCCACGCTGCGGTCGCGCCGAGCTCGCGGGGGATGATCGGCCCCGAGGAGTTCGCGGCCATGCCCGAGCACGCGTACTTCGTCAACACGGCTCGTGCGGCGCTCGTCGAGGATGGGGCTCTGCTATCGGCGCTGGAAGCCGACCAGATCCGTGCGGCTGCGCTCGACGTCTACCACGAGGAACCGATCGCTGAGGACCACCCGTTGCTTGACCGGGACGACGTCGTCCTGACGCCACATATCGGTTCGGCCTCCCAGGGCGTCATCGACCGTCATACCGAGCTGACGGTCGCCGATATCGAGGCGCTGGCCGCTGGCGAGCGTCCGATGCACGTCGTCAACCCGGAGACACTGGAGGGGTTCTCGCTAGATCTATGA
- a CDS encoding shikimate kinase — protein sequence MNGSAEAPAAGTILNALASGKGSAFAIDEYTTATVSLDSDADAVTGDIDGAPDADTRLIERCVELATERYGDGEGGTVSTESEVPMASGLKSSSAAANATVLATLDALGIAEEVERETACLLGVEAARDVGVTITGAFDDASASMLGGVTVTDNTEDELLSHETVDWDVLVYTPPEQAFSADADAERCHRIAPVAELVAELAVDGRYGLAMTVNGFAFSAALEFPTAPAIEALPEAYGVSLSGTGPSVVAIGDRKALEGVQETWNKRRGTTWLTTTQSAGARTR from the coding sequence ATGAACGGTAGCGCCGAAGCCCCGGCCGCGGGAACGATCCTGAACGCGCTCGCGAGCGGGAAGGGATCGGCCTTCGCGATCGACGAGTACACGACTGCGACGGTCTCGCTGGACAGTGACGCCGACGCCGTGACGGGAGATATCGACGGTGCACCCGACGCCGACACCCGGCTCATCGAGCGCTGTGTCGAGCTGGCAACCGAACGCTACGGCGATGGCGAGGGGGGCACTGTCAGCACCGAAAGCGAGGTGCCGATGGCCTCGGGGCTCAAGAGTTCGAGTGCGGCCGCGAACGCAACGGTTCTCGCCACGCTCGATGCGCTGGGGATAGCCGAGGAAGTCGAGCGTGAGACGGCCTGTCTGCTCGGCGTCGAAGCGGCCCGTGACGTCGGCGTCACGATCACCGGCGCGTTCGACGACGCCTCCGCGTCGATGCTCGGTGGCGTCACGGTCACCGACAACACCGAGGACGAACTGCTCTCCCACGAGACCGTCGACTGGGACGTGCTGGTATACACGCCACCCGAACAGGCCTTTAGCGCCGACGCCGACGCCGAGCGCTGTCACCGGATCGCCCCGGTCGCCGAACTGGTCGCAGAACTCGCCGTCGACGGCCGGTACGGGCTGGCGATGACCGTCAACGGCTTTGCCTTCAGCGCGGCCCTGGAGTTCCCGACTGCGCCCGCCATCGAGGCGCTTCCCGAGGCCTACGGCGTCTCGCTGTCGGGCACCGGCCCGAGCGTCGTTGCCATCGGCGACCGAAAAGCACTCGAAGGGGTACAAGAGACATGGAACAAGAGACGTGGGACCACATGGCTGACAACGACACAATCGGCGGGCGCGCGGACGAGATGA
- a CDS encoding type II toxin-antitoxin system PemK/MazF family toxin: protein MDVRRGDIVIVELDPTEGSEQRGTRPCLVVQNDVGNENAPTTIVVPFTTSRGDKLYPFEVLVTAAESPLREDSVALCSQIRTVSIEHRITESIGSVPDSRMEDVDSALEYSLGLTER, encoded by the coding sequence ATGGACGTTCGCCGTGGAGATATCGTCATCGTCGAACTTGATCCGACAGAGGGGTCAGAACAGCGAGGCACGCGACCCTGTCTGGTCGTGCAAAACGATGTCGGAAACGAGAACGCCCCGACGACGATCGTCGTCCCCTTCACGACGTCGCGAGGGGACAAACTGTATCCGTTCGAGGTGCTCGTCACCGCTGCGGAGTCCCCCCTTCGAGAGGATTCAGTCGCGCTCTGTAGTCAGATTCGCACGGTTTCGATCGAGCATCGAATCACGGAGTCGATTGGCTCTGTTCCGGATTCTCGGATGGAAGACGTCGATTCGGCACTCGAATACAGTCTCGGTTTGACGGAACGCTAG
- a CDS encoding HAD family hydrolase yields the protein MSEYQAVLFDMDGVTVATANAWRELEAEEILPAAGEGIDIETIRALSPEDSYERLESMDEVTLRVDRDEFVGLYDEYAEEVYLERATLLDGYEALLTDLRAAGVALGLVSASCRDWVELVLDRFELHDAYDVVVSSTDIDGPSKPNPTPYLTAADQVGVDPERCIVVEDSAHGIAAATAAGAYTIALRGAGNRETDLSPADTVVADPEVLRTHLFDLLSSEIEPSPSPGER from the coding sequence ATGAGCGAGTATCAGGCCGTGCTGTTCGACATGGACGGCGTCACGGTCGCGACTGCGAACGCCTGGCGGGAGCTCGAAGCCGAAGAGATCCTGCCTGCCGCGGGGGAGGGAATCGATATCGAGACGATCCGAGCACTGAGTCCCGAAGACTCGTACGAACGGCTCGAATCGATGGACGAGGTTACGTTACGGGTCGACAGGGACGAGTTCGTCGGTCTGTACGACGAATACGCCGAGGAAGTGTATCTGGAACGTGCGACGCTTCTGGACGGCTACGAGGCGTTGCTCACGGACCTGCGCGCCGCGGGAGTGGCGCTCGGCCTCGTCTCTGCGTCCTGCCGGGACTGGGTGGAGCTGGTGCTGGACCGGTTCGAGCTCCACGACGCATACGACGTGGTCGTTTCCTCGACCGATATCGACGGACCGTCGAAGCCGAACCCGACGCCGTATCTGACCGCAGCCGACCAGGTCGGCGTCGATCCGGAGCGGTGTATCGTCGTCGAGGATTCCGCCCACGGGATCGCGGCCGCGACAGCCGCCGGTGCCTACACGATCGCACTTCGCGGCGCGGGCAACCGGGAGACGGATCTCTCGCCCGCCGACACGGTCGTTGCGGATCCCGAAGTCCTGCGAACGCACCTGTTCGACCTGCTCTCCTCGGAGATCGAGCCCTCGCCGTCTCCCGGAGAAAGGTAA
- a CDS encoding DUF7508 domain-containing protein — protein sequence MPLRTQWRDLDRSAARAAPNRYGVVEYGSADGEVLAVETGMLKDVLKSAVGYRDAAAVRWKETQTREQAEELAAEHRSRLDD from the coding sequence ATGCCGCTTCGCACACAGTGGCGCGACCTCGATCGGTCGGCTGCGCGAGCCGCGCCGAACCGGTACGGCGTCGTGGAATACGGCTCTGCAGACGGTGAGGTTCTCGCCGTCGAGACCGGGATGCTCAAAGACGTACTCAAAAGCGCAGTGGGCTATCGGGATGCGGCTGCGGTGCGGTGGAAAGAAACGCAGACCAGAGAGCAGGCCGAAGAGCTGGCTGCAGAACACCGCTCTCGGCTCGACGACTGA
- a CDS encoding chorismate mutase codes for MADNDTIGGRADEMSLDELREEIQDIDHEIVELIARRTYVADTIAQVKEQEGLPTTDESQEEAVMARASENADMFDVDRNLVKAIFRLLIELNKAEQRESR; via the coding sequence ATGGCTGACAACGACACAATCGGCGGGCGCGCGGACGAGATGAGCCTCGACGAGCTCCGCGAGGAGATTCAGGATATCGACCACGAGATCGTCGAGTTGATCGCACGGCGCACGTACGTCGCCGACACGATCGCACAGGTAAAAGAACAGGAGGGCCTGCCGACGACCGACGAATCCCAGGAGGAGGCGGTGATGGCTCGCGCGAGCGAGAACGCCGATATGTTCGACGTCGACCGGAACCTCGTCAAAGCGATCTTTCGGCTCCTGATCGAGTTGAACAAGGCCGAACAGCGGGAGTCCCGCTAG
- a CDS encoding DUF5796 family protein: MSARNDVAPSTLGVSLEESGITVEYLDGREVFYHGPPQKADGRVRTAPGKLVQVLVTAPTETEGVMMYVNDRNTHDSILETTGVGRVFVDPGEETQLFPGVHARAEGHSVIVEADPEVARGRVFVFAEDELSEQAYEIVDESDEE, from the coding sequence ATGAGCGCACGCAACGATGTCGCACCGTCGACGCTCGGCGTTTCCCTCGAAGAGTCGGGGATTACGGTCGAGTATCTCGACGGGCGAGAAGTCTTCTATCACGGGCCACCACAGAAAGCAGACGGGAGAGTTCGGACAGCACCCGGAAAGCTCGTGCAGGTGCTCGTGACTGCTCCGACGGAGACGGAGGGCGTGATGATGTACGTCAACGACCGGAACACGCACGACTCGATCCTCGAAACGACCGGGGTCGGCCGGGTCTTCGTCGATCCCGGAGAGGAGACACAGTTGTTCCCCGGCGTCCACGCCCGGGCAGAGGGTCACTCGGTTATCGTCGAGGCCGACCCCGAAGTCGCGCGAGGGCGCGTGTTCGTCTTCGCCGAGGACGAGTTGAGCGAGCAGGCTTACGAAATCGTCGACGAGAGCGACGAGGAGTAA
- a CDS encoding RNA-guided endonuclease InsQ/TnpB family protein codes for MPEEYVRRTAITRISVDDEQRELLEETITEWKRGCQIATDLAWGKCSKKSDVQPLAYDTVRGETDLGSQHAILATHQSAQAITSCLERQSNGKVASKPTFSAPTVKYDTRTLTLFDDDTVSLTTIESRVRCPLALPNDGDGYQRQYLDSEEWDVTESTLTVRDGEFFLHLGFRREKTDTERNTAENGTVLGVDLGIENLAVTSTAFFFDGRELTHRLQEFETVRTGLQQTGTRSARRTLAQASGRQLRYVRDILHRVSNALIAEALRYDCDIIVFENLTGIRDRTCGAWGHRWAFRTLYEQTEYKAEVAGLAVRQVGAGYTSQRCSECGFVSDENRQSRCRFNCHKCGAEANTDYNAAKNIGMRYVRRGQQSSRRTGNSQLALKSGTVNPNGGFSAYPDGFEAEFTDKPESRRAQ; via the coding sequence GTGCCAGAAGAGTACGTTCGTCGAACAGCAATTACCCGCATCTCGGTCGACGACGAGCAACGGGAGTTGCTTGAAGAGACGATTACCGAGTGGAAGCGTGGCTGTCAGATTGCCACAGATCTGGCCTGGGGCAAGTGTAGCAAAAAAAGCGACGTTCAGCCACTGGCCTACGATACTGTCCGCGGCGAGACTGATCTGGGTAGCCAACACGCGATTCTCGCCACTCACCAGTCCGCACAAGCGATTACTAGCTGTCTCGAACGGCAGTCGAACGGCAAGGTGGCTAGCAAGCCGACTTTCAGCGCTCCGACAGTAAAATACGATACGCGGACACTGACGCTATTCGACGACGATACCGTGTCCCTCACGACGATAGAAAGCCGTGTTCGATGTCCGCTGGCTCTCCCGAACGACGGCGATGGCTATCAGCGTCAGTATCTCGACTCGGAGGAGTGGGATGTTACCGAGAGTACACTTACTGTTCGGGACGGTGAGTTCTTCCTACATCTCGGATTTCGACGCGAAAAGACAGATACCGAACGAAATACCGCCGAGAACGGAACGGTTCTCGGGGTCGACCTCGGTATCGAAAACCTCGCCGTAACCAGTACGGCTTTCTTTTTCGATGGCCGGGAGCTGACCCACCGACTTCAGGAGTTCGAGACAGTCCGCACGGGGTTACAGCAAACCGGTACGCGGAGTGCTCGCCGGACGCTGGCACAGGCGAGTGGCCGTCAACTTCGATACGTTCGGGACATCTTGCACCGGGTGTCGAACGCGCTAATAGCCGAAGCACTCCGCTACGACTGTGATATCATTGTATTTGAGAACCTGACCGGCATTCGCGACCGGACATGTGGGGCCTGGGGACATCGTTGGGCGTTCCGGACCCTCTACGAACAGACCGAATACAAAGCAGAGGTCGCCGGGCTCGCAGTACGACAGGTCGGGGCCGGGTATACATCACAGCGGTGCTCGGAGTGTGGGTTCGTCAGTGATGAGAATCGGCAGTCTCGGTGTCGATTTAATTGCCACAAGTGCGGAGCCGAAGCAAACACCGACTACAATGCAGCCAAAAATATCGGTATGCGGTACGTCCGTCGGGGCCAACAGTCGTCTCGGCGGACGGGCAACAGTCAACTTGCCCTGAAGTCCGGAACAGTGAACCCGAACGGCGGATTTTCCGCCTACCCAGATGGGTTCGAGGCCGAGTTCACGGATAAGCCCGAATCTCGACGAGCACAGTAG
- a CDS encoding inositol monophosphatase family protein, which yields MGNDAGERAGIAERAASAGADRALALFRGELDVETKANPSDVVTEADRDAQRAVFDAVHSGYPDDPIVGEEDDALKEVPEEGPAWIVDPIDGTANYVRGNPIWCTSVAAVVDREAIAGATILPALGEAYVADDSTTRLNGDTISVSERSDPAAAQVSTTLWWGFMEGEDHVETIGRLGRQFGDIRRFGSAQATLAMVASGTVDAAASPITPNSWDSVTGVQLIRAAGGVVTDVHGERWEVGSEGLVASNGHLHDALLRAMQ from the coding sequence ATGGGAAACGACGCAGGCGAACGTGCAGGGATCGCCGAACGTGCGGCCAGCGCGGGCGCTGATCGTGCCCTTGCGCTGTTCCGCGGAGAACTGGACGTCGAGACGAAGGCAAACCCGTCGGACGTCGTCACGGAGGCCGATCGAGACGCCCAGCGAGCGGTGTTCGACGCGGTCCACAGTGGGTATCCCGACGATCCAATCGTCGGGGAGGAAGATGATGCACTGAAGGAGGTGCCCGAAGAGGGCCCGGCGTGGATCGTCGATCCGATCGACGGGACGGCAAACTACGTGCGGGGGAACCCGATCTGGTGTACGAGCGTCGCAGCGGTCGTGGATCGTGAGGCCATCGCGGGCGCGACAATTCTGCCAGCACTTGGAGAGGCCTACGTCGCGGACGACTCGACGACACGGTTGAACGGCGATACGATCTCGGTGAGCGAGCGGAGCGATCCGGCCGCGGCACAGGTCTCGACGACGCTCTGGTGGGGGTTCATGGAGGGCGAGGATCACGTCGAGACGATCGGCCGACTCGGCCGACAGTTCGGCGACATCCGTCGCTTTGGGTCGGCCCAGGCGACGCTTGCGATGGTCGCGAGTGGAACGGTCGACGCCGCTGCCTCGCCCATCACGCCGAACTCGTGGGATTCGGTTACGGGCGTACAGTTGATCAGAGCGGCTGGCGGCGTCGTGACGGACGTCCACGGCGAGCGCTGGGAGGTCGGCAGCGAGGGGCTGGTCGCGTCGAACGGCCACCTCCACGACGCTCTGTTGCGGGCGATGCAATAG